A single Carnobacterium inhibens subsp. inhibens DSM 13024 DNA region contains:
- a CDS encoding cysteine desulfurase family protein, with translation MIYFDNSATTSIDKSVLQTFEKVSQSISGNPSSLHQLGDYADGLLQQSRKQIADLLHVMPEEIYFTSGGTEGDNWAIKGTAIEKRQFGKHIITTAVEHPAVKESVEQLKMLGFDVTILPVDSSGKISVSDLKEALRPDTILVSVMAVNNEVGSIQPLTEIEEILKDYPTVHFHVDAVQAIGKIPFSLGNSSRIDLATFSAHKFHGPKGIGFMYIKKGKKIAPILSGGGQESGKRSGTENVAGVAAMAKALRLVLEKEKEKQKNQKEIKNYLMEQLEGYKKVSVFSQKEGAPHILCFALKGIRGEVMVHAFEKKDIYISTTSACSSRKGTTSSTLVAMNVPEKIATSAIRVSLTDTNTLEEAKVFMKEFDFLYQQFKDIK, from the coding sequence ATGATCTATTTTGATAATAGTGCAACAACTAGTATTGACAAAAGCGTATTACAAACATTTGAAAAAGTAAGCCAGAGCATAAGCGGCAATCCTTCTAGTCTACACCAATTGGGTGATTATGCAGATGGGCTGCTTCAACAATCTAGAAAACAAATAGCTGATTTACTGCATGTTATGCCAGAAGAAATTTATTTTACAAGTGGTGGAACAGAAGGCGATAACTGGGCTATAAAAGGGACAGCCATTGAAAAACGACAATTTGGAAAACACATAATCACTACTGCTGTCGAACATCCTGCTGTTAAAGAATCTGTAGAGCAGTTAAAAATGTTAGGATTTGATGTAACGATTTTACCAGTTGATTCCAGTGGGAAAATTTCAGTTTCTGATTTGAAAGAGGCGTTGAGGCCTGATACGATACTTGTTTCGGTCATGGCAGTAAATAATGAAGTTGGCAGTATCCAACCATTAACAGAAATTGAAGAAATTTTAAAAGACTATCCGACTGTTCACTTTCATGTAGATGCTGTTCAGGCAATTGGAAAAATCCCTTTCTCGTTAGGGAACAGTTCAAGGATCGATTTAGCCACTTTTTCTGCTCATAAATTTCATGGTCCCAAAGGTATAGGATTTATGTATATAAAAAAAGGCAAGAAGATAGCTCCGATTCTAAGTGGCGGAGGACAAGAATCTGGCAAACGTAGTGGAACGGAAAATGTAGCAGGTGTAGCTGCTATGGCAAAAGCTTTGCGTTTGGTATTGGAAAAAGAAAAAGAGAAACAAAAGAATCAAAAAGAAATAAAAAATTACCTTATGGAACAGTTAGAGGGTTATAAAAAAGTTTCAGTGTTCTCCCAAAAAGAAGGCGCTCCGCATATCTTATGTTTTGCTTTAAAAGGGATAAGAGGTGAAGTAATGGTGCATGCTTTCGAGAAAAAAGACATTTACATTTCAACAACAAGTGCCTGTTCTAGTCGCAAGGGTACGACATCCAGTACTTTAGTAGCAATGAATGTTCCAGAAAAGATCGCTACTAGCGCAATACGGGTGAGTTTAACAGATACTAATACATTAGAAGAAGCAAAAGTCTTTATGAAAGAATTTGATTTCTTGTATCAACAATTTAAAGATATAAAATAA
- the thiI gene encoding tRNA uracil 4-sulfurtransferase ThiI, which produces MQYDEVMIRYGELSTKGKNKRIFISQLAQNVKFALSDFEELKVHGERDRMHLELNGADSDAVLERLRSIFGIQTYSPVRRLERDIELVKKVAVEMIKELYSEGKTFKIATRRSDHDYELDTNDMNQLLGAEIFSQIEGIKVHMKKPDITLRVEIRKEGFFLSSKTILGAGGLPVGSSGKGMLMLSGGIDSPVAGYLTMKRGVTVEAVHFHSPPYTSPRALQKAKDLAAKLAAFSGSVQFIEVPFTEIQEEIKKIVPEGYLMTVTRRLMMRLTDRIREERKGLAIINGESLGQVASQTLHSMIAINDVTATPIIRPVVSMDKNEIIEIAQKIDTFELSIQPFEDCCTIFAPPAPKTQPKLEKAREYESRLDVEGLIERAMNGLVITKITVGDTLEAQQKADFSSLL; this is translated from the coding sequence ATGCAATACGATGAAGTAATGATACGCTATGGTGAACTGTCAACAAAAGGTAAAAACAAACGGATTTTTATCAGTCAATTGGCTCAAAATGTTAAATTTGCTTTAAGCGATTTTGAAGAGCTGAAAGTACATGGCGAACGTGACCGCATGCATTTAGAATTAAATGGTGCCGATAGCGATGCTGTATTGGAAAGATTACGTTCTATTTTTGGAATTCAAACGTATTCTCCAGTTAGACGTTTGGAAAGAGATATTGAACTTGTAAAAAAAGTTGCAGTAGAAATGATAAAAGAACTTTATTCAGAAGGAAAAACATTTAAAATTGCTACTAGACGTTCAGATCATGATTATGAGTTAGATACGAATGATATGAATCAATTGCTTGGGGCAGAAATCTTTAGCCAAATCGAAGGCATAAAAGTTCATATGAAAAAGCCTGATATTACCTTACGCGTGGAAATTCGTAAAGAAGGATTCTTTCTTTCTAGCAAGACGATTTTGGGGGCAGGTGGTTTGCCAGTAGGCTCAAGTGGGAAAGGTATGTTGATGTTATCTGGAGGAATCGATTCACCAGTAGCTGGCTATTTGACTATGAAACGCGGCGTAACTGTTGAAGCTGTTCATTTCCACAGCCCGCCATATACTAGTCCGCGTGCTCTTCAAAAAGCGAAAGATCTAGCTGCTAAATTAGCTGCTTTTTCAGGCAGTGTTCAATTTATCGAAGTACCTTTTACTGAAATCCAAGAAGAAATAAAGAAAATTGTTCCAGAAGGCTATTTAATGACGGTTACACGTCGGTTGATGATGAGATTGACTGATCGTATACGTGAAGAACGAAAAGGTTTAGCGATCATCAATGGAGAATCATTAGGGCAAGTAGCTTCACAAACACTGCACAGCATGATAGCTATTAATGATGTAACAGCAACGCCTATTATTCGACCAGTTGTTTCAATGGATAAAAATGAAATTATTGAGATTGCTCAAAAAATTGATACATTTGAATTATCTATTCAACCATTTGAAGACTGCTGTACCATTTTTGCTCCACCAGCACCTAAAACACAACCTAAGTTGGAAAAAGCTCGTGAATACGAAAGCCGACTTGATGTTGAGGGATTAATAGAAAGAGCCATGAATGGTTTAGTAATTACTAAAATCACAGTGGGAGATACGTTAGAAGCACAGCAAAAAGCTGACTTTTCAAGTTTGTTATAA
- a CDS encoding amidohydrolase, with translation MKLWKKGLFFTMERENDTVSAVITDGEVIVATGEEEELRNQYHLEITEEIDLKGEIVFPGFVDSHLHLLWYGQSLARLNLNQAKSKQESLRKIREKINQLSPEEWLFVEGYNENEWQDDSTPITKTELDTLTTQHPLLVRRIDYHNVVINTALIDKIGLKDGQIYDGGGEIQLDLDGNLTGILKDEATNLAINAFPAATSEEQEKYLELAIEDLWSKGVTGGHSEDLHYFNGFEGTLQTYHDVIEGKEMLFRVHLLIHHEELHAYNRSNEIFLDGNPYIELGAMKIFYDGTVGSQTALMSQPYAGTNHYGLQVQKDEVFLNLIKAARKAKLPVAIHILGDRAFEKVIETLNEYPPLPGQLDRMIHTPWLNEELLKKAKSLPLVFDLQPQFMSSDLPWALDVLGENHPPLVFAWKSIKESGFPVAGGSDAPVEIPNPFYGIHAAVTRTVREGKTAERYFPEEELSVYEAISLYTTGSAIAGYKEDSRGKIKPGYISDFTILKQNPFKVKPEYLSKVEVSKTVINGKIVYQKK, from the coding sequence GTGAAGTTATGGAAAAAAGGTCTTTTTTTTACAATGGAAAGAGAAAACGACACAGTTTCAGCCGTTATAACTGATGGGGAAGTTATTGTAGCTACGGGCGAAGAAGAAGAATTGAGAAACCAATATCATTTAGAAATAACCGAGGAAATTGATTTAAAAGGGGAGATAGTATTTCCAGGTTTTGTAGATAGTCATTTACATTTATTATGGTATGGACAAAGTCTTGCTCGGTTAAATTTAAATCAAGCAAAAAGTAAGCAAGAAAGTTTGCGTAAGATACGAGAAAAAATTAACCAACTATCACCTGAAGAATGGTTGTTTGTTGAAGGATACAATGAAAATGAATGGCAAGATGATTCGACACCTATTACAAAAACAGAGTTGGACACTCTTACGACACAACACCCCTTGTTGGTTCGTCGAATTGATTATCATAATGTAGTCATTAATACTGCATTGATCGACAAAATTGGTCTTAAAGATGGACAAATTTATGATGGTGGTGGAGAGATACAATTAGATCTTGATGGAAATCTAACAGGAATTTTAAAAGATGAAGCGACAAATTTAGCTATAAATGCTTTTCCGGCTGCTACATCCGAAGAGCAAGAAAAGTATTTAGAATTAGCTATTGAGGATTTGTGGTCAAAAGGAGTAACTGGCGGACATTCTGAAGATTTGCATTACTTTAATGGTTTTGAAGGAACATTGCAGACGTACCACGATGTAATTGAAGGAAAAGAGATGCTCTTTCGTGTTCATTTATTGATTCATCATGAAGAACTCCATGCGTATAATCGTTCTAATGAAATCTTTTTAGATGGCAATCCTTATATCGAATTAGGCGCAATGAAAATCTTTTATGATGGAACAGTTGGTTCGCAAACAGCATTGATGAGTCAACCTTATGCCGGAACAAATCATTACGGCCTTCAAGTTCAAAAGGATGAGGTTTTTTTAAACTTAATAAAAGCAGCTCGTAAAGCGAAGTTGCCAGTAGCTATTCATATATTAGGAGATAGAGCTTTCGAAAAAGTAATTGAAACACTCAATGAATACCCTCCATTACCGGGTCAACTTGACCGTATGATTCACACTCCATGGCTAAATGAAGAATTACTAAAGAAAGCTAAAAGTTTACCATTAGTTTTTGACCTACAGCCTCAATTTATGAGTAGTGACTTGCCTTGGGCATTAGATGTTTTAGGCGAGAACCATCCGCCTTTGGTATTTGCTTGGAAGAGTATAAAGGAATCCGGTTTTCCGGTTGCAGGCGGCAGTGATGCGCCAGTTGAAATCCCAAACCCTTTTTATGGCATCCATGCAGCTGTTACTAGGACTGTGAGAGAAGGTAAAACAGCTGAACGTTATTTTCCTGAAGAAGAACTTTCTGTATATGAAGCAATTTCTTTGTACACCACTGGAAGTGCAATTGCTGGCTACAAAGAAGATTCTAGAGGAAAAATAAAACCTGGCTATATAAGTGATTTTACTATTCTAAAACAAAACCCTTTTAAAGTGAAACCAGAATATTTAAGTAAAGTGGAAGTTTCAAAAACAGTGATTAATGGAAAAATTGTTTACCAAAAAAAATAA
- a CDS encoding redox-sensing transcriptional repressor Rex produces MNTKIHQIPNATAQRLPIYYRSLKKLNESGVERVKSKELSQMTQIPSATIRRDFSHFGELGRSGYGYEVTYVTEVFRELLNVNNIINVVLVGAGNLGKAILRNNLKKEKNITIKGAFDIESSYFGKEISGVPILPMEQMKNFIIKEQIRTAICAVPSEVSQKVVEQLIDAGITSILNFAPGRIRVPDNIQMKYIDFSSEIFTMVYQNEALYPASLGEEE; encoded by the coding sequence ATGAATACGAAGATACATCAAATTCCGAATGCAACAGCACAAAGATTACCCATTTATTACCGTTCATTAAAAAAGTTAAATGAATCTGGTGTAGAGCGTGTTAAATCAAAAGAATTAAGCCAGATGACACAGATTCCTTCTGCAACGATCCGACGTGATTTTTCTCATTTTGGTGAATTAGGCAGAAGTGGATACGGCTATGAAGTTACTTATGTAACGGAAGTTTTTCGTGAGTTATTAAATGTGAATAATATCATTAACGTTGTACTTGTTGGAGCAGGAAACCTTGGGAAAGCGATATTAAGAAATAATTTAAAAAAAGAAAAAAATATCACCATCAAAGGTGCTTTTGATATTGAGTCAAGTTATTTTGGAAAGGAAATTTCAGGAGTGCCAATTTTGCCTATGGAACAGATGAAGAATTTTATTATAAAAGAACAAATTCGTACAGCCATTTGTGCCGTACCTAGTGAAGTGTCTCAAAAAGTAGTGGAACAATTAATTGATGCAGGTATCACTTCTATTTTAAACTTTGCCCCAGGTAGAATAAGAGTGCCGGATAATATTCAAATGAAGTATATTGATTTTTCTAGCGAAATTTTTACTATGGTTTATCAAAATGAAGCTCTTTATCCAGCCAGTTTAGGTGAAGAAGAGTAG
- the tpx gene encoding thiol peroxidase: MEITKKGTPYKLKGIQPKVGDKAPDFKVENLADELVKLSDFSGKVVLISVIPDIDTRVCALQAKEFNKIASELDGVQLITISNNSKEEQAEWCAGKDISMEMLHDSNLEFGEAYGLVMEELEKLARSVFVINPRGEIVYQEIVPEMSSEPDYDQAIKATRAAR; encoded by the coding sequence ATGGAAATAACGAAAAAAGGTACACCGTATAAGTTAAAAGGGATCCAACCAAAAGTTGGAGATAAAGCACCTGATTTTAAAGTTGAAAATTTAGCAGATGAACTAGTTAAATTAAGTGACTTTTCTGGAAAAGTTGTGTTAATCAGTGTAATCCCGGATATCGATACGCGAGTATGCGCGTTGCAAGCTAAAGAGTTTAATAAAATTGCCAGCGAACTAGATGGTGTCCAGTTGATCACTATTTCTAATAACTCGAAAGAAGAACAAGCTGAATGGTGTGCTGGAAAAGATATCTCAATGGAAATGCTGCATGACAGTAACTTGGAATTTGGGGAGGCCTATGGTTTGGTTATGGAAGAGCTTGAAAAGTTAGCTCGTTCAGTTTTTGTGATCAACCCTAGAGGTGAGATCGTTTATCAAGAGATCGTTCCTGAAATGTCTAGTGAGCCAGATTATGATCAAGCTATCAAAGCGACAAGAGCTGCACGTTGA
- a CDS encoding valine--tRNA ligase yields the protein MTDELKMSTKYQPNEVEAGRYEKWVEKGLFKPSGDKTKEAYSVVIPPPNVTGKLHLGHAWDTTLQDIIVRQKRMQGYDTLWLPGMDHAGIATQAKVEAKLAEDGISRYDLGRDKFIDTVWDWKEEYASVIREQWAKVGISVDYSRERFTLDEGLSEAVRKVFVTMYNKKLIYRGEYIINWDPKAKTALSDIEVIHKDVEGAFYHMSYPLTDGSGVVEIATTRPETMLGDTAIAVHPEDERYQHLIGKTVMLPLMNREIPIVADDYVEMDFGTGVVKITPAHDPNDFEVGKRHDLPQINVMNDDGSMNELAGKYEAMDRFEARKAVIKDLEAEGRLIKIEKMIHSVGHSERTGVVVEPRLSTQWFVNMAPLAKEAIESQGTEEKVNFVPERFENTYMRWMENVHDWVISRQLWWGHRIPAWYHKTSGELYVGMEAPEDSENWVQDPDVLDTWFSSALWPFSTMGWPDEESEDFKRYFPTNTLVTGYDIIFFWVSRMMFQSLEFTGKRPFNNVLIHGLIRDTEGRKMSKSLGNGIDPMDVIEKYGADALRWFLSNGSAPGQDVRFSYDKMDAAWNFINKIWNASRFALMNMENFTVDQIDLSGEKTVADRWILTKLNETVEKVTDLFERFEFGEAGRHLYHFIWDDFCDWYIEMSKEVLFGEDEKAKQMTRSILAYVLDQTLRLLHPIMPFVTEEIWENIPHEGESLVVADYPVVHPELSDEAATKGMDVLMELIRSVRNSRSEVNTPLSKKIELLIKTNDQTIEQFLKDNTSYIERFCNPETLTISSNIEAPETAMASVITGAEIYLPLAGLINLEEEITRLEKELDKWSKEVKRVEGKLANKRFVENAPDAVVEAEKAKQVDYLEKQVAVTERIKVLKDQL from the coding sequence ATGACAGATGAATTGAAAATGTCTACTAAATATCAACCAAATGAAGTAGAAGCTGGTCGTTATGAAAAATGGGTAGAAAAAGGACTATTTAAACCAAGTGGAGATAAAACGAAAGAAGCTTATTCTGTTGTTATTCCGCCTCCCAATGTAACAGGGAAATTGCATTTAGGTCATGCTTGGGATACGACTCTGCAAGATATTATCGTTAGACAAAAAAGAATGCAAGGATACGATACATTATGGTTGCCGGGAATGGATCATGCTGGAATCGCAACTCAAGCAAAAGTAGAAGCAAAACTTGCTGAGGATGGAATTTCACGCTATGATCTTGGACGCGATAAATTTATTGATACGGTATGGGATTGGAAAGAGGAATACGCAAGTGTGATTCGTGAGCAATGGGCAAAAGTGGGTATTTCAGTTGATTATAGCCGTGAACGTTTTACATTAGATGAAGGATTATCTGAAGCGGTTCGTAAAGTATTTGTAACAATGTACAATAAAAAATTGATTTACCGTGGAGAATACATTATCAACTGGGACCCAAAAGCTAAAACGGCTTTATCAGATATTGAAGTGATCCATAAAGATGTTGAAGGTGCTTTTTATCATATGAGTTATCCTTTAACAGATGGTAGTGGAGTAGTTGAAATCGCTACGACGCGACCTGAAACGATGTTGGGTGATACAGCGATTGCAGTTCATCCTGAAGATGAACGGTACCAACATTTAATTGGTAAAACAGTTATGTTGCCACTAATGAATCGTGAAATTCCGATTGTTGCAGATGACTACGTTGAGATGGATTTTGGTACGGGTGTAGTGAAAATTACTCCTGCTCATGATCCTAATGACTTTGAAGTTGGGAAACGCCATGACTTGCCGCAGATCAATGTGATGAACGATGATGGTTCAATGAATGAACTAGCTGGTAAATATGAAGCGATGGACCGTTTTGAAGCTCGTAAAGCTGTTATAAAAGATTTAGAAGCAGAAGGACGACTTATCAAAATTGAAAAAATGATACACAGTGTTGGTCATTCAGAGCGTACAGGCGTTGTAGTAGAACCAAGATTATCTACACAATGGTTTGTAAATATGGCTCCATTGGCTAAAGAAGCTATTGAAAGCCAAGGCACAGAAGAGAAAGTGAACTTTGTGCCAGAACGTTTTGAAAATACGTATATGCGTTGGATGGAAAATGTTCATGATTGGGTAATTTCACGTCAATTATGGTGGGGTCACCGTATCCCAGCTTGGTACCATAAAACAAGTGGTGAATTATACGTAGGAATGGAAGCTCCTGAAGATAGCGAAAACTGGGTGCAAGATCCAGATGTTTTGGACACTTGGTTTAGTTCAGCATTATGGCCGTTTTCTACAATGGGATGGCCTGATGAAGAATCTGAAGATTTTAAACGTTATTTCCCTACAAACACACTTGTAACGGGATACGACATTATTTTCTTCTGGGTTAGCCGTATGATGTTCCAAAGTCTAGAATTCACTGGGAAACGTCCTTTCAACAACGTGTTGATTCATGGTCTTATCCGTGATACTGAAGGTCGGAAAATGAGTAAATCTCTAGGTAACGGAATTGACCCAATGGATGTTATTGAAAAATACGGAGCTGATGCACTACGTTGGTTCTTGTCAAACGGTTCTGCTCCAGGGCAAGATGTTCGTTTCAGCTATGACAAAATGGATGCTGCTTGGAATTTTATTAATAAAATTTGGAACGCTAGTCGTTTTGCCTTGATGAATATGGAAAACTTTACTGTCGATCAAATTGATTTATCAGGTGAAAAAACAGTTGCTGACCGTTGGATTTTGACAAAATTAAATGAAACAGTTGAAAAAGTAACAGACTTATTTGAACGGTTTGAATTTGGTGAAGCAGGCCGTCATTTGTACCACTTTATCTGGGATGATTTTTGTGACTGGTACATCGAAATGAGTAAAGAAGTATTGTTTGGAGAAGATGAAAAAGCGAAACAAATGACCAGAAGTATTTTAGCTTATGTATTGGATCAAACATTACGTTTATTGCACCCAATTATGCCTTTTGTTACAGAAGAGATCTGGGAAAATATTCCTCATGAAGGGGAATCATTGGTAGTAGCGGATTACCCAGTTGTACACCCTGAATTATCTGATGAAGCAGCAACTAAAGGTATGGATGTGCTGATGGAACTGATTCGTTCGGTCCGTAATAGTCGTTCTGAAGTAAATACACCGCTGTCTAAAAAAATCGAATTATTGATCAAAACAAATGATCAAACCATTGAACAATTTTTGAAAGACAATACTTCTTATATTGAACGATTCTGTAATCCTGAAACATTGACGATTTCAAGTAATATAGAAGCTCCTGAAACAGCTATGGCTTCTGTGATTACAGGTGCTGAAATCTACTTGCCGTTGGCTGGTCTGATCAACTTGGAAGAAGAAATCACTCGTCTTGAAAAAGAATTAGACAAGTGGAGTAAAGAAGTTAAACGGGTTGAAGGGAAATTAGCAAACAAAAGATTTGTAGAAAATGCTCCTGATGCAGTAGTTGAAGCTGAAAAGGCTAAACAAGTCGATTATCTTGAAAAACAAGTTGCAGTAACAGAACGTATAAAAGTATTGAAAGATCAACTTTAA
- a CDS encoding bifunctional folylpolyglutamate synthase/dihydrofolate synthase → MFTTYEEALNWIHATRTFGKKPGLKRMEWMLSQVNHPERKFKSIHIAGTNGKGSTLAFLRNMLEANGQIVGTYTSPYIETFNERISVNGEPLPDNEILRLANSVYPLAKGLEKTALGGPSEFEIITMMMLIYFGEGRADVVLVEVGIGGLVDSTNIITPIVSVITTIGMDHMQLLGDTLPEIALNKAGIIKVGVPVVTGKIKDEALKVIERKAEEQNSLLLKYDQDFFVTKWQTLPTWGEQFVFEDDFIRLSPIQIGMLGYHQVENAAVAIEALRVYSHETGLAVNHEKILSGLKQTFWPGRMEKINDQPLLVLDGAHNEHAMDTLAKTIKKNFAQQDIYIIMAVMQDKNSQEMIDILETIPNSYLILTSFDYPRAATPEELKKLTVRNGIVIDHWQEALVASINESDGNGVVIVTGSLYFISEVREFFKAANR, encoded by the coding sequence ATGTTCACTACGTATGAAGAAGCACTAAACTGGATTCATGCAACTAGAACTTTTGGGAAGAAGCCAGGATTAAAACGAATGGAATGGATGTTAAGTCAAGTAAATCATCCCGAAAGAAAATTTAAATCAATACACATTGCAGGAACAAACGGAAAAGGTTCTACACTAGCTTTCTTAAGAAACATGTTGGAAGCAAATGGACAAATAGTTGGAACGTATACATCTCCATATATAGAAACGTTTAATGAACGTATCAGTGTAAATGGAGAACCTTTACCAGATAATGAAATTTTACGTTTAGCTAATAGTGTTTACCCACTTGCAAAAGGATTAGAAAAAACAGCATTAGGCGGGCCTAGCGAATTTGAAATTATAACGATGATGATGTTGATTTACTTTGGTGAAGGACGAGCAGATGTAGTTCTTGTAGAAGTGGGAATAGGGGGATTAGTTGATTCAACAAATATCATTACCCCCATTGTTTCGGTCATTACTACGATCGGTATGGATCACATGCAGTTGCTTGGCGATACATTGCCTGAAATTGCTTTAAATAAAGCTGGCATTATTAAAGTTGGTGTTCCAGTGGTGACGGGAAAAATTAAGGATGAGGCTTTAAAAGTAATAGAAAGAAAAGCCGAAGAGCAGAATAGTTTATTATTAAAGTATGATCAAGATTTTTTTGTTACAAAATGGCAAACATTGCCTACATGGGGAGAACAATTTGTATTTGAAGATGATTTTATCCGGCTTAGTCCTATACAAATTGGAATGTTAGGCTATCATCAAGTAGAAAATGCTGCTGTAGCGATTGAAGCGCTAAGAGTTTATAGTCATGAAACAGGATTAGCAGTGAATCATGAAAAGATACTCAGCGGCTTGAAACAAACTTTTTGGCCTGGCAGAATGGAAAAAATAAATGATCAACCGCTTCTTGTGTTAGATGGTGCTCATAATGAACATGCAATGGATACGTTAGCGAAAACGATAAAAAAGAATTTTGCTCAACAAGATATTTATATCATTATGGCTGTTATGCAGGATAAAAATAGCCAAGAGATGATTGATATATTGGAGACTATACCTAATAGTTACTTGATTCTTACAAGCTTTGATTATCCTAGAGCAGCTACACCGGAAGAGTTAAAAAAATTAACAGTGAGAAATGGAATCGTGATCGATCATTGGCAAGAAGCACTAGTAGCCTCCATTAACGAATCGGATGGGAACGGTGTAGTGATCGTAACAGGTTCTTTATATTTTATCTCTGAAGTTAGAGAATTTTTTAAAGCAGCAAATAGATAA
- a CDS encoding HAD family hydrolase, with translation MHKVEAVIFDMDGLMFDTETLYYEANRTVAKKVGLEYTWEFHEKYIGVSDEDFHKELYLHYENKQEQVESLIHKGGQALLEYVEDNGLRKKKGLIELLDYLDSKKIKKIVASSSIRSTVSLFLEKEQLTSYFDVIIGGDEVSKAKPSPEIYEKAWLKTAVSKENTLVLEDSLNGIRASHEAGVPVIMIPDLIKPTNEAKEKTVAIFDDLLEVKRFIEQQNQH, from the coding sequence ATGCATAAAGTAGAAGCAGTCATTTTTGATATGGATGGATTGATGTTTGATACAGAAACGCTATATTATGAGGCGAATCGAACAGTAGCAAAGAAAGTAGGGTTGGAATATACTTGGGAGTTTCACGAGAAGTATATTGGGGTTTCTGATGAGGATTTTCATAAAGAACTTTATTTACACTATGAAAATAAACAAGAACAAGTTGAGTCTCTAATCCATAAAGGTGGACAAGCGTTATTGGAGTATGTAGAAGACAATGGTTTGCGTAAGAAAAAAGGATTAATTGAATTATTGGATTATTTGGATAGTAAAAAGATAAAGAAAATAGTTGCTTCAAGTAGTATAAGATCAACTGTCTCTTTGTTTTTAGAAAAAGAGCAACTTACTAGTTATTTTGATGTGATTATAGGTGGAGATGAAGTATCAAAGGCAAAACCTAGTCCTGAAATATACGAAAAAGCTTGGTTAAAGACGGCTGTTTCAAAAGAAAACACTCTTGTTTTAGAAGATTCGCTTAATGGCATCCGTGCAAGTCACGAAGCTGGGGTCCCAGTGATCATGATACCAGACTTAATAAAACCAACTAATGAGGCCAAAGAAAAAACAGTAGCTATTTTTGATGATTTACTAGAAGTTAAAAGGTTTATCGAACAGCAAAATCAACACTAA
- the radC gene encoding RadC family protein, translating to MTIKTMNLINEVPIQSRPRERLEHYGEKALSNHELLAILLRTGTKGTNVLSLALSMLNHFGNLYHLKTASCQELMAVSGIGRIKAIELKAAIELGMRISQASQIKIGQITSSTKAGEMLLVEMKGLQQEHVVVLFLNTKNEIIKKETIFIGGLNSSVAHPREIFRGAVRYSAARIIVGHNHPSGNPDPSEADIQFTRRMSECGELMGIELLDHIIVGESEFVSLKEIGIC from the coding sequence ATGACTATAAAAACTATGAATTTAATCAATGAAGTTCCTATTCAGTCGAGGCCTAGAGAACGATTAGAACATTATGGAGAAAAGGCGCTATCCAATCATGAATTACTGGCTATTTTACTGAGAACAGGAACGAAAGGAACGAATGTGCTCTCTTTAGCTTTGTCGATGCTCAATCATTTTGGAAATCTTTATCATTTGAAAACTGCTTCCTGCCAAGAATTAATGGCAGTTTCTGGGATTGGAAGGATAAAAGCTATTGAATTAAAAGCCGCTATTGAATTGGGCATGCGTATTTCTCAGGCTTCCCAAATAAAGATAGGCCAGATTACTTCTAGTACCAAAGCAGGCGAGATGCTATTAGTAGAGATGAAAGGTCTGCAACAAGAACATGTGGTTGTTTTATTTTTAAATACAAAAAATGAAATTATAAAAAAAGAAACGATCTTTATTGGAGGGCTTAATTCTAGCGTTGCCCATCCTCGAGAAATTTTTAGAGGAGCTGTGAGGTATTCAGCAGCGAGAATTATTGTTGGTCACAATCATCCATCAGGCAATCCTGATCCATCTGAAGCAGATATTCAATTTACAAGAAGAATGTCTGAATGCGGAGAATTGATGGGGATTGAATTGTTAGATCATATTATCGTTGGAGAAAGTGAATTTGTAAGTTTAAAAGAAATAGGTATTTGTTAA
- a CDS encoding cold-shock protein, translated as MEQGTVKWFNAEKGFGFIEREGADDVFVHFSAIQSEGFKSLEEGQAVTFDVEEGNRGPQAANVNKA; from the coding sequence ATGGAACAAGGTACAGTAAAATGGTTTAACGCAGAAAAAGGTTTTGGATTTATCGAACGTGAAGGAGCAGACGATGTATTCGTACATTTCTCAGCTATCCAATCTGAAGGATTCAAGTCTTTAGAAGAAGGACAAGCAGTAACTTTCGACGTTGAAGAAGGAAACCGTGGACCTCAAGCAGCAAACGTAAACAAAGCTTAA